A window of the Microbacterium sp. AZCO genome harbors these coding sequences:
- a CDS encoding maltose ABC transporter substrate-binding protein encodes MRKHIALGAAVLATAVVLAGCSSGGAPESSGSADGSGQELTVWVDANRKPAVEAAAKSFEEETGATVTLVEKNFDDIRNDFIAQVPTGEGPDITVGAHDWLGALVAAGVVNTVDLGDKASSFEQVALDAMTYDGQLYALPYSLETVALIQNTDLVGDTAPTTWDEMIQMGQASGAERPFVINTNGQTGDGYTMYGFQTSFGAPVFVQDDSGSYTNEVGMGGANGEAFANWLGANGEKGTGFISTTIDYDTNNELFNSGKAAFTVQGPWAISSFGDVNLKVSPIPSAGGQPAAPFVGVQGFYLSSQSKNALLANEFLVNYLATDEAQKALYDADPRIPAWTTLADQVASDPVIAGFLASSKNGVPMPSIPEMGTVWDYWNAAESQIIAGADPASTWNKMIDDLNGALAG; translated from the coding sequence ATGCGCAAGCACATCGCACTCGGCGCCGCGGTCCTCGCGACCGCCGTCGTCCTCGCCGGCTGCTCGAGCGGTGGCGCCCCCGAGTCGTCCGGCAGCGCCGACGGCTCCGGTCAGGAGCTCACCGTCTGGGTCGACGCGAACCGCAAGCCGGCCGTCGAGGCCGCCGCGAAGTCGTTCGAGGAGGAGACGGGCGCCACCGTCACGCTCGTCGAGAAGAACTTCGACGACATCCGCAACGACTTCATCGCCCAGGTGCCGACGGGCGAGGGCCCCGACATCACGGTCGGCGCACACGACTGGCTGGGCGCCCTCGTGGCCGCCGGCGTCGTCAACACCGTCGACCTCGGCGACAAGGCGTCGTCGTTCGAGCAGGTCGCCCTCGACGCCATGACCTACGACGGCCAGCTCTACGCACTGCCGTACTCGCTCGAGACCGTCGCGCTCATCCAGAACACCGACCTCGTCGGCGACACGGCGCCCACGACGTGGGACGAGATGATCCAGATGGGTCAGGCCTCCGGAGCCGAGCGTCCGTTCGTCATCAACACGAACGGCCAGACGGGCGACGGTTACACGATGTACGGGTTCCAGACGTCGTTCGGCGCGCCCGTCTTCGTGCAGGACGACTCGGGCTCGTATACGAACGAGGTCGGCATGGGCGGTGCGAACGGCGAGGCCTTCGCGAACTGGCTCGGCGCCAACGGCGAGAAGGGCACCGGCTTCATCTCGACGACGATCGACTACGACACGAACAACGAGCTGTTCAACTCGGGCAAGGCCGCCTTCACGGTGCAGGGCCCGTGGGCGATCTCGTCGTTCGGCGACGTCAACCTCAAGGTGAGCCCCATCCCGTCCGCGGGCGGCCAGCCGGCCGCGCCGTTCGTCGGCGTGCAGGGCTTCTACCTGAGTTCGCAGAGCAAGAACGCGCTGCTCGCGAACGAGTTCCTGGTGAACTACCTCGCGACCGACGAGGCCCAGAAGGCCCTCTACGACGCAGACCCGCGCATCCCCGCGTGGACGACGCTCGCCGACCAGGTGGCATCCGACCCGGTCATCGCCGGCTTCCTCGCCTCGTCGAAGAACGGCGTGCCGATGCCCAGCATCCCCGAGATGGGCACGGTCTGGGACTACTGGAACGCCGCGGAGTCGCAGATCATCGCCGGAGCCGACCCGGCCTCGACGTGGAACAAGATGATCGACGATCTGAACGGCGCGCTCGCCGGCTGA
- a CDS encoding ABC transporter permease subunit — translation MSLKQEAVEAPSSPGEAPVRPVRESHARNWRGRGGGFVVKLVLMALINAFGLLVVLSAYRVENWFILVGMVVIVAVADWVYFAKRTIPLKYMLPGLVFLFTFQIFIFGYTAYIAFTNYGTGHAGTQEQAVQAALIQGERRVEGSPTYPLTIVQQMGALGFAINDGGIVRVGTEEQPLSDAGEMSGSGAPTEVQGWTVVDRTQLLSDQALQDSVIALRVPISSDPNDGALRTRDAVSAAVYTSTLVWDEQAQTITDTTTGTVYHATDQGSFVADDGTALPTGWAVNVGFQNFTRLFTDPELAQPMLLVLGWTVVWSLLSVVLPFALGLFFALVYNDPRVRGRKWMRVLFILPYAFPAFMSALVFRGMFNAEFGVINDLFFFGADINWLGDPTLARIAVVWVNVWLSYPYWLLVCTGALQAIPQDALEAAEIDGAGKFRRFRSIILPLLLVSTAPLAISSFAVAFNNFTVIYMFNNGGPSIPGAPYALGYTDILISAIYDISGVSGGAADYGLASALSIIAFVFVGLVALFSFRQTRKLEEFQ, via the coding sequence ATGTCGCTCAAACAGGAGGCCGTGGAGGCCCCGTCGTCACCAGGGGAGGCCCCCGTACGCCCCGTCCGGGAGTCGCACGCCCGCAACTGGCGCGGCCGCGGCGGGGGCTTCGTCGTCAAGCTCGTGCTGATGGCGCTCATCAACGCGTTCGGACTGCTCGTCGTCCTGTCGGCCTATCGCGTCGAGAACTGGTTCATCCTCGTGGGCATGGTCGTGATCGTCGCGGTCGCCGACTGGGTGTACTTCGCGAAGCGCACGATCCCGCTGAAGTACATGCTGCCGGGGCTCGTGTTCCTGTTCACCTTCCAGATCTTCATCTTCGGCTACACGGCCTACATCGCCTTCACGAACTACGGCACGGGCCACGCCGGCACGCAGGAGCAGGCGGTCCAAGCGGCGCTCATCCAGGGCGAGCGACGTGTCGAGGGATCGCCGACGTACCCGCTGACGATCGTGCAGCAGATGGGGGCGCTCGGGTTCGCGATCAACGACGGCGGCATCGTGCGTGTCGGCACCGAGGAGCAGCCGCTCAGCGACGCCGGCGAGATGTCCGGCAGCGGCGCGCCCACAGAGGTGCAGGGCTGGACCGTCGTGGACCGCACGCAGCTCCTCTCCGACCAGGCCCTGCAGGACTCCGTCATCGCCCTGCGCGTCCCGATCTCGAGCGATCCCAACGATGGGGCGCTCCGCACGCGGGATGCCGTCAGCGCGGCGGTCTATACCTCGACCCTCGTGTGGGACGAGCAGGCGCAGACGATCACCGACACCACGACCGGCACCGTGTACCACGCGACGGACCAGGGCAGCTTCGTCGCCGACGACGGCACGGCGCTGCCGACCGGCTGGGCCGTGAACGTCGGATTCCAGAACTTCACCCGGCTGTTCACCGACCCCGAGCTCGCGCAGCCGATGCTCCTCGTCCTCGGCTGGACCGTCGTCTGGTCGCTGCTGTCCGTCGTGCTGCCGTTCGCCCTCGGGCTGTTCTTCGCGCTCGTCTACAACGACCCGAGGGTGCGCGGCCGGAAATGGATGCGGGTGCTGTTCATCCTCCCGTACGCCTTCCCGGCGTTCATGTCGGCGCTCGTCTTCCGCGGCATGTTCAACGCCGAGTTCGGCGTCATCAATGACCTCTTCTTCTTCGGCGCCGACATCAACTGGCTCGGCGATCCGACGCTCGCGCGCATCGCGGTGGTCTGGGTCAACGTCTGGCTGAGCTACCCGTACTGGCTGCTCGTGTGCACAGGCGCCCTGCAGGCGATCCCGCAGGACGCGCTCGAAGCGGCCGAGATCGACGGCGCCGGCAAGTTCCGTCGCTTCCGGTCGATCATCCTGCCGCTGCTTCTCGTGTCGACGGCGCCGCTCGCGATCTCGTCCTTCGCCGTCGCGTTCAACAACTTCACCGTCATCTACATGTTCAACAACGGCGGCCCGTCGATACCCGGCGCCCCGTATGCGCTCGGGTACACCGACATCCTGATCTCCGCGATCTACGACATCTCGGGCGTGTCCGGCGGCGCCGCCGACTACGGCCTCGCGAGCGCGCTGTCGATCATCGCCTTCGTCTTCGTCGGGCTCGTCGCCCTCTTCTCCTTCCGTCAGACCCGCAAGCTCGAGGAGTTCCAGTGA